The following proteins are encoded in a genomic region of Magnolia sinica isolate HGM2019 chromosome 1, MsV1, whole genome shotgun sequence:
- the LOC131251165 gene encoding IQ domain-containing protein IQM3-like isoform X2: MDVQTESRSTFNLPSISPFPFSLKVDFQSTAMIGSTELQPTTVIHRDPESKSTVSMIEGDAPQCAQFRKTAALKVQKVYRSYRTRRRLADSAVVAEELWWQVIDYFRLNHSTTSFYDDLNPESPHSRWNRVSLNASKIDPRHRYGHNLHKYFKEWCKGNAGQPFFYWLDIGDGRDIDLKDCSRTLLRQQFIKYLGPKERERNEYIIFEGKIVHKQTGELIDTSKGSDGCKWIFVMSTSKRLYAGEKKKGTFHHSSFLAGGATLAAGRFIAKNGMLKAIWAYSGHYRPTDENINSFLSFLRENGVNLNEIQIHSSFDEDYCEDGKAVQEKMADVPTITQSPQHEIPCATAEVIVPSEPTKDAHHDKLLVDENRGSYLRTLSGGLQSPRAEVPKKAVLQRINSKKAVKSYQLGHQLSLKWSTGAGPRIGCVADYPLELRVQALEFVNLSPRAPPTPSTAQKLAALIPPTSASSMCLHAQSS; this comes from the exons ATGGACGTCCAGACTGAATCTCGCTCCACCTTCAATCTACCGTCCATCTCGCCATTCCCATTCTCCTTGAAGGTCGACTTCCAATCGACGGCCATGATCGGATCTACCGAACTCCAACCCACGACTGTGATCCACCGAGATCCGGAATCTAAATCGACGGTTTCGATGATCGAAGGCGATGCTCCACAATGTGCCCAGTTCCGAAAGACGGCCGCATTGAAGGTGCAGAAGGTTTACAGGAGTTATCGCACTCGGCGCAGATTAGCGGACTCCGCTGTTGTCGCCGAAGAACTCTG GTGGCAGGTTATCGATTACTTCCGTTTGAATCATAGCACGACTTCCTTCTATGATGACTTGAATCCAGAATCCCCACACTCCAGATGGAACCGAGTTAGTTTAAATGCTTCCAAG ATTGATCCACGGCATCGGTACGGGCATAACTTACACAAGTACTTCAAAGAATGGTGTAAAGGCAATGCTGGTCAGCCATTCTTCTACTG GCTGGACATTGGAGATGGCAGAGACATTGATCTCAAGGACTGCTCGAGAACTTTGCTCCGACAACAGTTCATTAAGTATCTTGGTCCT AAAGAAAGAGAGCGTAATGAATACATAATTTTTGAGGGGAAAATTGTCCACAAACAGACCGGAGAGTTAATCGATACGAGTAAAGGATCTGATGGGTGCAAATGGATATTTGTGATGAGTACGTCCAAAAGGCTCTATGCTGGTGAG AAAAAGAAAGGGACATTTCATCATTCCAGTTTCCTTGCGGGAGGTGCCACTTTAGCAGCTGGAAGATTCATTGCTAAGAATGGGATGCTTAAG GCTATCTGGGCATACAGCGGACATTACCGTCCGACTGACGAGAATATCAACAGCTTCTTGAGCTTTCTTAGAGAAAATGGAGTCAACCTCAATGAAATCCAG ATACATTCGTCATTCGACGAAGATTACTGTGAAGATGGCAAAGCAGTTCAAGAGAAGATGGCTGATGTCCCCACAATTACACAATCTCCCCAACATGAAATTCCCTGTGCTACCGCTGAAGTCATAGTACCTTCAGAACCAACTAAAGATGCCCATCATGACAAATTGCTAGTCGATGAGAATAGAGGCAGCTATCTAAGGACACTATCTGGCGGTCTCCAAAGCCCAAGAGCAGAGGTGCCTAAGAAAGCAGTATTGCAGAGGATAAACTCCAAGAAAGCTGTGAAGTCATACCAGTTGGGGCATCAACTGTCTTTGAAATGGTCAACAGGAGCTGGGCCGAGAATTGGATGCGTTGCGGATTATCCACTTGAATTGAGGGTACAAGCCCTAGAGTTTGTTAATCTCTCACCAAGGGCCCCTCCCACGCCTTCAACTGCCCAGAAACTTGCTGCCTTGATTCCTCCTACTTCCGCATCATCCATGTGCTTGCATGCCCAGTCTTCATGA
- the LOC131251165 gene encoding IQ domain-containing protein IQM3-like isoform X3, giving the protein MDVQTESRSTFNLPSISPFPFSLKVDFQSTAMIGSTELQPTTVIHRDPESKSTVSMIEGDAPQCAQFRKTAALKVQKVYRSYRTRRRLADSAVVAEELWWQVIDYFRLNHSTTSFYDDLNPESPHSRWNRVSLNASKVGKGLSKDEKAKELAFQHWIEAIDPRHRYGHNLHKYFKEWCKGNAGQPFFYWLDIGDGRDIDLKDCSRTLLRQQFIKYLGPKKKGTFHHSSFLAGGATLAAGRFIAKNGMLKAIWAYSGHYRPTDENINSFLSFLRENGVNLNEIQIHSSFDEDYCEDGKAVQEKMADVPTITQSPQHEIPCATAEVIVPSEPTKDAHHDKLLVDENRGSYLRTLSGGLQSPRAEVPKKAVLQRINSKKAVKSYQLGHQLSLKWSTGAGPRIGCVADYPLELRVQALEFVNLSPRAPPTPSTAQKLAALIPPTSASSMCLHAQSS; this is encoded by the exons ATGGACGTCCAGACTGAATCTCGCTCCACCTTCAATCTACCGTCCATCTCGCCATTCCCATTCTCCTTGAAGGTCGACTTCCAATCGACGGCCATGATCGGATCTACCGAACTCCAACCCACGACTGTGATCCACCGAGATCCGGAATCTAAATCGACGGTTTCGATGATCGAAGGCGATGCTCCACAATGTGCCCAGTTCCGAAAGACGGCCGCATTGAAGGTGCAGAAGGTTTACAGGAGTTATCGCACTCGGCGCAGATTAGCGGACTCCGCTGTTGTCGCCGAAGAACTCTG GTGGCAGGTTATCGATTACTTCCGTTTGAATCATAGCACGACTTCCTTCTATGATGACTTGAATCCAGAATCCCCACACTCCAGATGGAACCGAGTTAGTTTAAATGCTTCCAAG GTTGGAAAGGGTTTATCGAAAGATGAGAAAGCTAAGGAGTTGGCTTTCCAGCATTGGATCGAAGCT ATTGATCCACGGCATCGGTACGGGCATAACTTACACAAGTACTTCAAAGAATGGTGTAAAGGCAATGCTGGTCAGCCATTCTTCTACTG GCTGGACATTGGAGATGGCAGAGACATTGATCTCAAGGACTGCTCGAGAACTTTGCTCCGACAACAGTTCATTAAGTATCTTGGTCCT AAAAAGAAAGGGACATTTCATCATTCCAGTTTCCTTGCGGGAGGTGCCACTTTAGCAGCTGGAAGATTCATTGCTAAGAATGGGATGCTTAAG GCTATCTGGGCATACAGCGGACATTACCGTCCGACTGACGAGAATATCAACAGCTTCTTGAGCTTTCTTAGAGAAAATGGAGTCAACCTCAATGAAATCCAG ATACATTCGTCATTCGACGAAGATTACTGTGAAGATGGCAAAGCAGTTCAAGAGAAGATGGCTGATGTCCCCACAATTACACAATCTCCCCAACATGAAATTCCCTGTGCTACCGCTGAAGTCATAGTACCTTCAGAACCAACTAAAGATGCCCATCATGACAAATTGCTAGTCGATGAGAATAGAGGCAGCTATCTAAGGACACTATCTGGCGGTCTCCAAAGCCCAAGAGCAGAGGTGCCTAAGAAAGCAGTATTGCAGAGGATAAACTCCAAGAAAGCTGTGAAGTCATACCAGTTGGGGCATCAACTGTCTTTGAAATGGTCAACAGGAGCTGGGCCGAGAATTGGATGCGTTGCGGATTATCCACTTGAATTGAGGGTACAAGCCCTAGAGTTTGTTAATCTCTCACCAAGGGCCCCTCCCACGCCTTCAACTGCCCAGAAACTTGCTGCCTTGATTCCTCCTACTTCCGCATCATCCATGTGCTTGCATGCCCAGTCTTCATGA
- the LOC131251165 gene encoding IQ domain-containing protein IQM3-like isoform X1, which produces MDVQTESRSTFNLPSISPFPFSLKVDFQSTAMIGSTELQPTTVIHRDPESKSTVSMIEGDAPQCAQFRKTAALKVQKVYRSYRTRRRLADSAVVAEELWWQVIDYFRLNHSTTSFYDDLNPESPHSRWNRVSLNASKVGKGLSKDEKAKELAFQHWIEAIDPRHRYGHNLHKYFKEWCKGNAGQPFFYWLDIGDGRDIDLKDCSRTLLRQQFIKYLGPKERERNEYIIFEGKIVHKQTGELIDTSKGSDGCKWIFVMSTSKRLYAGEKKKGTFHHSSFLAGGATLAAGRFIAKNGMLKAIWAYSGHYRPTDENINSFLSFLRENGVNLNEIQIHSSFDEDYCEDGKAVQEKMADVPTITQSPQHEIPCATAEVIVPSEPTKDAHHDKLLVDENRGSYLRTLSGGLQSPRAEVPKKAVLQRINSKKAVKSYQLGHQLSLKWSTGAGPRIGCVADYPLELRVQALEFVNLSPRAPPTPSTAQKLAALIPPTSASSMCLHAQSS; this is translated from the exons ATGGACGTCCAGACTGAATCTCGCTCCACCTTCAATCTACCGTCCATCTCGCCATTCCCATTCTCCTTGAAGGTCGACTTCCAATCGACGGCCATGATCGGATCTACCGAACTCCAACCCACGACTGTGATCCACCGAGATCCGGAATCTAAATCGACGGTTTCGATGATCGAAGGCGATGCTCCACAATGTGCCCAGTTCCGAAAGACGGCCGCATTGAAGGTGCAGAAGGTTTACAGGAGTTATCGCACTCGGCGCAGATTAGCGGACTCCGCTGTTGTCGCCGAAGAACTCTG GTGGCAGGTTATCGATTACTTCCGTTTGAATCATAGCACGACTTCCTTCTATGATGACTTGAATCCAGAATCCCCACACTCCAGATGGAACCGAGTTAGTTTAAATGCTTCCAAG GTTGGAAAGGGTTTATCGAAAGATGAGAAAGCTAAGGAGTTGGCTTTCCAGCATTGGATCGAAGCT ATTGATCCACGGCATCGGTACGGGCATAACTTACACAAGTACTTCAAAGAATGGTGTAAAGGCAATGCTGGTCAGCCATTCTTCTACTG GCTGGACATTGGAGATGGCAGAGACATTGATCTCAAGGACTGCTCGAGAACTTTGCTCCGACAACAGTTCATTAAGTATCTTGGTCCT AAAGAAAGAGAGCGTAATGAATACATAATTTTTGAGGGGAAAATTGTCCACAAACAGACCGGAGAGTTAATCGATACGAGTAAAGGATCTGATGGGTGCAAATGGATATTTGTGATGAGTACGTCCAAAAGGCTCTATGCTGGTGAG AAAAAGAAAGGGACATTTCATCATTCCAGTTTCCTTGCGGGAGGTGCCACTTTAGCAGCTGGAAGATTCATTGCTAAGAATGGGATGCTTAAG GCTATCTGGGCATACAGCGGACATTACCGTCCGACTGACGAGAATATCAACAGCTTCTTGAGCTTTCTTAGAGAAAATGGAGTCAACCTCAATGAAATCCAG ATACATTCGTCATTCGACGAAGATTACTGTGAAGATGGCAAAGCAGTTCAAGAGAAGATGGCTGATGTCCCCACAATTACACAATCTCCCCAACATGAAATTCCCTGTGCTACCGCTGAAGTCATAGTACCTTCAGAACCAACTAAAGATGCCCATCATGACAAATTGCTAGTCGATGAGAATAGAGGCAGCTATCTAAGGACACTATCTGGCGGTCTCCAAAGCCCAAGAGCAGAGGTGCCTAAGAAAGCAGTATTGCAGAGGATAAACTCCAAGAAAGCTGTGAAGTCATACCAGTTGGGGCATCAACTGTCTTTGAAATGGTCAACAGGAGCTGGGCCGAGAATTGGATGCGTTGCGGATTATCCACTTGAATTGAGGGTACAAGCCCTAGAGTTTGTTAATCTCTCACCAAGGGCCCCTCCCACGCCTTCAACTGCCCAGAAACTTGCTGCCTTGATTCCTCCTACTTCCGCATCATCCATGTGCTTGCATGCCCAGTCTTCATGA
- the LOC131251165 gene encoding IQ domain-containing protein IQM3-like isoform X4: protein MCPVPKDGRIEGAEGLQELSHSAQISGLRCCRRRTLVIDYFRLNHSTTSFYDDLNPESPHSRWNRVSLNASKVGKGLSKDEKAKELAFQHWIEAIDPRHRYGHNLHKYFKEWCKGNAGQPFFYWLDIGDGRDIDLKDCSRTLLRQQFIKYLGPKERERNEYIIFEGKIVHKQTGELIDTSKGSDGCKWIFVMSTSKRLYAGEKKKGTFHHSSFLAGGATLAAGRFIAKNGMLKAIWAYSGHYRPTDENINSFLSFLRENGVNLNEIQIHSSFDEDYCEDGKAVQEKMADVPTITQSPQHEIPCATAEVIVPSEPTKDAHHDKLLVDENRGSYLRTLSGGLQSPRAEVPKKAVLQRINSKKAVKSYQLGHQLSLKWSTGAGPRIGCVADYPLELRVQALEFVNLSPRAPPTPSTAQKLAALIPPTSASSMCLHAQSS from the exons ATGTGCCCAGTTCCGAAAGACGGCCGCATTGAAGGTGCAGAAGGTTTACAGGAGTTATCGCACTCGGCGCAGATTAGCGGACTCCGCTGTTGTCGCCGAAGAACTCTG GTTATCGATTACTTCCGTTTGAATCATAGCACGACTTCCTTCTATGATGACTTGAATCCAGAATCCCCACACTCCAGATGGAACCGAGTTAGTTTAAATGCTTCCAAG GTTGGAAAGGGTTTATCGAAAGATGAGAAAGCTAAGGAGTTGGCTTTCCAGCATTGGATCGAAGCT ATTGATCCACGGCATCGGTACGGGCATAACTTACACAAGTACTTCAAAGAATGGTGTAAAGGCAATGCTGGTCAGCCATTCTTCTACTG GCTGGACATTGGAGATGGCAGAGACATTGATCTCAAGGACTGCTCGAGAACTTTGCTCCGACAACAGTTCATTAAGTATCTTGGTCCT AAAGAAAGAGAGCGTAATGAATACATAATTTTTGAGGGGAAAATTGTCCACAAACAGACCGGAGAGTTAATCGATACGAGTAAAGGATCTGATGGGTGCAAATGGATATTTGTGATGAGTACGTCCAAAAGGCTCTATGCTGGTGAG AAAAAGAAAGGGACATTTCATCATTCCAGTTTCCTTGCGGGAGGTGCCACTTTAGCAGCTGGAAGATTCATTGCTAAGAATGGGATGCTTAAG GCTATCTGGGCATACAGCGGACATTACCGTCCGACTGACGAGAATATCAACAGCTTCTTGAGCTTTCTTAGAGAAAATGGAGTCAACCTCAATGAAATCCAG ATACATTCGTCATTCGACGAAGATTACTGTGAAGATGGCAAAGCAGTTCAAGAGAAGATGGCTGATGTCCCCACAATTACACAATCTCCCCAACATGAAATTCCCTGTGCTACCGCTGAAGTCATAGTACCTTCAGAACCAACTAAAGATGCCCATCATGACAAATTGCTAGTCGATGAGAATAGAGGCAGCTATCTAAGGACACTATCTGGCGGTCTCCAAAGCCCAAGAGCAGAGGTGCCTAAGAAAGCAGTATTGCAGAGGATAAACTCCAAGAAAGCTGTGAAGTCATACCAGTTGGGGCATCAACTGTCTTTGAAATGGTCAACAGGAGCTGGGCCGAGAATTGGATGCGTTGCGGATTATCCACTTGAATTGAGGGTACAAGCCCTAGAGTTTGTTAATCTCTCACCAAGGGCCCCTCCCACGCCTTCAACTGCCCAGAAACTTGCTGCCTTGATTCCTCCTACTTCCGCATCATCCATGTGCTTGCATGCCCAGTCTTCATGA
- the LOC131251165 gene encoding IQ domain-containing protein IQM3-like isoform X6 gives MCPVPKDGRIEGAEGLQELSHSAQISGLRCCRRRTLVIDYFRLNHSTTSFYDDLNPESPHSRWNRVSLNASKIDPRHRYGHNLHKYFKEWCKGNAGQPFFYWLDIGDGRDIDLKDCSRTLLRQQFIKYLGPKERERNEYIIFEGKIVHKQTGELIDTSKGSDGCKWIFVMSTSKRLYAGEKKKGTFHHSSFLAGGATLAAGRFIAKNGMLKAIWAYSGHYRPTDENINSFLSFLRENGVNLNEIQIHSSFDEDYCEDGKAVQEKMADVPTITQSPQHEIPCATAEVIVPSEPTKDAHHDKLLVDENRGSYLRTLSGGLQSPRAEVPKKAVLQRINSKKAVKSYQLGHQLSLKWSTGAGPRIGCVADYPLELRVQALEFVNLSPRAPPTPSTAQKLAALIPPTSASSMCLHAQSS, from the exons ATGTGCCCAGTTCCGAAAGACGGCCGCATTGAAGGTGCAGAAGGTTTACAGGAGTTATCGCACTCGGCGCAGATTAGCGGACTCCGCTGTTGTCGCCGAAGAACTCTG GTTATCGATTACTTCCGTTTGAATCATAGCACGACTTCCTTCTATGATGACTTGAATCCAGAATCCCCACACTCCAGATGGAACCGAGTTAGTTTAAATGCTTCCAAG ATTGATCCACGGCATCGGTACGGGCATAACTTACACAAGTACTTCAAAGAATGGTGTAAAGGCAATGCTGGTCAGCCATTCTTCTACTG GCTGGACATTGGAGATGGCAGAGACATTGATCTCAAGGACTGCTCGAGAACTTTGCTCCGACAACAGTTCATTAAGTATCTTGGTCCT AAAGAAAGAGAGCGTAATGAATACATAATTTTTGAGGGGAAAATTGTCCACAAACAGACCGGAGAGTTAATCGATACGAGTAAAGGATCTGATGGGTGCAAATGGATATTTGTGATGAGTACGTCCAAAAGGCTCTATGCTGGTGAG AAAAAGAAAGGGACATTTCATCATTCCAGTTTCCTTGCGGGAGGTGCCACTTTAGCAGCTGGAAGATTCATTGCTAAGAATGGGATGCTTAAG GCTATCTGGGCATACAGCGGACATTACCGTCCGACTGACGAGAATATCAACAGCTTCTTGAGCTTTCTTAGAGAAAATGGAGTCAACCTCAATGAAATCCAG ATACATTCGTCATTCGACGAAGATTACTGTGAAGATGGCAAAGCAGTTCAAGAGAAGATGGCTGATGTCCCCACAATTACACAATCTCCCCAACATGAAATTCCCTGTGCTACCGCTGAAGTCATAGTACCTTCAGAACCAACTAAAGATGCCCATCATGACAAATTGCTAGTCGATGAGAATAGAGGCAGCTATCTAAGGACACTATCTGGCGGTCTCCAAAGCCCAAGAGCAGAGGTGCCTAAGAAAGCAGTATTGCAGAGGATAAACTCCAAGAAAGCTGTGAAGTCATACCAGTTGGGGCATCAACTGTCTTTGAAATGGTCAACAGGAGCTGGGCCGAGAATTGGATGCGTTGCGGATTATCCACTTGAATTGAGGGTACAAGCCCTAGAGTTTGTTAATCTCTCACCAAGGGCCCCTCCCACGCCTTCAACTGCCCAGAAACTTGCTGCCTTGATTCCTCCTACTTCCGCATCATCCATGTGCTTGCATGCCCAGTCTTCATGA
- the LOC131251165 gene encoding IQ domain-containing protein IQM3-like isoform X5: protein MDPTDTSYPTTSQMVLPYSGSSRFTVIDYFRLNHSTTSFYDDLNPESPHSRWNRVSLNASKVGKGLSKDEKAKELAFQHWIEAIDPRHRYGHNLHKYFKEWCKGNAGQPFFYWLDIGDGRDIDLKDCSRTLLRQQFIKYLGPKERERNEYIIFEGKIVHKQTGELIDTSKGSDGCKWIFVMSTSKRLYAGEKKKGTFHHSSFLAGGATLAAGRFIAKNGMLKAIWAYSGHYRPTDENINSFLSFLRENGVNLNEIQIHSSFDEDYCEDGKAVQEKMADVPTITQSPQHEIPCATAEVIVPSEPTKDAHHDKLLVDENRGSYLRTLSGGLQSPRAEVPKKAVLQRINSKKAVKSYQLGHQLSLKWSTGAGPRIGCVADYPLELRVQALEFVNLSPRAPPTPSTAQKLAALIPPTSASSMCLHAQSS from the exons ATGGATCCGACTGATACATCATATCCTACCACTTCACAGATGGTTCTACCGTATTCTGGTTCTTCCCGCTTCACT GTTATCGATTACTTCCGTTTGAATCATAGCACGACTTCCTTCTATGATGACTTGAATCCAGAATCCCCACACTCCAGATGGAACCGAGTTAGTTTAAATGCTTCCAAG GTTGGAAAGGGTTTATCGAAAGATGAGAAAGCTAAGGAGTTGGCTTTCCAGCATTGGATCGAAGCT ATTGATCCACGGCATCGGTACGGGCATAACTTACACAAGTACTTCAAAGAATGGTGTAAAGGCAATGCTGGTCAGCCATTCTTCTACTG GCTGGACATTGGAGATGGCAGAGACATTGATCTCAAGGACTGCTCGAGAACTTTGCTCCGACAACAGTTCATTAAGTATCTTGGTCCT AAAGAAAGAGAGCGTAATGAATACATAATTTTTGAGGGGAAAATTGTCCACAAACAGACCGGAGAGTTAATCGATACGAGTAAAGGATCTGATGGGTGCAAATGGATATTTGTGATGAGTACGTCCAAAAGGCTCTATGCTGGTGAG AAAAAGAAAGGGACATTTCATCATTCCAGTTTCCTTGCGGGAGGTGCCACTTTAGCAGCTGGAAGATTCATTGCTAAGAATGGGATGCTTAAG GCTATCTGGGCATACAGCGGACATTACCGTCCGACTGACGAGAATATCAACAGCTTCTTGAGCTTTCTTAGAGAAAATGGAGTCAACCTCAATGAAATCCAG ATACATTCGTCATTCGACGAAGATTACTGTGAAGATGGCAAAGCAGTTCAAGAGAAGATGGCTGATGTCCCCACAATTACACAATCTCCCCAACATGAAATTCCCTGTGCTACCGCTGAAGTCATAGTACCTTCAGAACCAACTAAAGATGCCCATCATGACAAATTGCTAGTCGATGAGAATAGAGGCAGCTATCTAAGGACACTATCTGGCGGTCTCCAAAGCCCAAGAGCAGAGGTGCCTAAGAAAGCAGTATTGCAGAGGATAAACTCCAAGAAAGCTGTGAAGTCATACCAGTTGGGGCATCAACTGTCTTTGAAATGGTCAACAGGAGCTGGGCCGAGAATTGGATGCGTTGCGGATTATCCACTTGAATTGAGGGTACAAGCCCTAGAGTTTGTTAATCTCTCACCAAGGGCCCCTCCCACGCCTTCAACTGCCCAGAAACTTGCTGCCTTGATTCCTCCTACTTCCGCATCATCCATGTGCTTGCATGCCCAGTCTTCATGA
- the LOC131251160 gene encoding pentatricopeptide repeat-containing protein At2g27610-like, with product MTFSRFLRACGNSKCILKGKTVHSQMIASGFIPDVYTNNHLISMYVKYEILDDARRVLEQMPERNLISWTLLVSGYANMGLGKDALECFRSLLADGFSPNHFTYVAVLSACAGIGAARTGKEIHGRIYRFEQDLNSFVRNSLVTVYAKCGLIGSAQIVFDGIPCPDLVSWSSILSGYYQFGEYKEALRLFLQLRRAGVKGNEFTSASVLGACADLADLIVGKQVHCHVIKCGVRLDRFVATGIVNLYAKCGELGDAQRIFLELDEPGLASWTALVGGYTQQGEGRKAIDLFRMLHLSALKPNNHVFSSVLAACANSFAIKEGKQLHSLILKSGFKLVSFIGNAIIDLYAKCGLLEESSKVFYEMMERDVVSWNALFAGHVQHGHFGEAIELLHQMLHEGMQPSIYTYSSILNLCGDLPATEWGKQTHCSIIKPGFDTDVVVGSALVDMYAKCGRLSDARKVFNNLNIKNLVSWNTMIIGYAQHGIGKEALEMFDDMQRGGAKPNDITFLGVLTACVHVGLVKDGQRYFNSMIRDHCITPGIDHFACMVNLFARVGQVRRAYEFILSMPVVPDKVVWRCLLAGCVTHKNVDIGRCAAECILKIDPEDVSAYVMLSTIYADAEMWDQMAEVRKVMKEKGLKKDPACSWIEVKNWVHSFIAGDAAHSHRDIIHETLNGLTVQILDAGYVPNTFLLHDGE from the coding sequence ATGACCTTTTCTCGCTTTCTCCGTGCTTGCGGCAATTCCAAATGCATTCTCAAAGGCAAGACAGTTCATAGCCAGATGATTGCATCTGGGTTCATCCCAGATGTCTATACCAACAACCATTTGATTTCAATGTATGTAAAATACGAGATCCTCGATGACGCCCGCCGGGTGCTTGAACAAATGCCTGAAAGAAATTTAATCTCTTGGACACTTCTTGTCTCCGGGTATGCGAATATGGGTCTTGGCAAAGATGCTCTGGAGTGTTTCAGGTCATTGCTCGCTGACGGGTTCAGCCCAAATCATTTCACCTACGTTGCCGTGCTTTCTGCTTGTGCGGGCATTGGAGCAGCAAGGACGGGGAAGGAGATCCACGGAAGGATTTACAGGTTTGAACAAGATTTGAACAGTTTTGTCAGGAATTCTTTGGTTACTGTTTACGCAAAATGTGGATTGATAGGCAGTGCTCAGATTGTGTTTGATGGGATTCCATGCCCAGATTTGGTTTCGTGGAGTTCGATCCTTTCGGGATATTATCAGTTTGGGGAGTATAAGGAAGCTTTGAGGCTTTTTCTGCAGCTCCGGAGAGCAGGTGTTAAGGGTAATGAGTTCACCTCCGCGAGTGTTTTGGGTGCATGTGCGGATCTTGCGGACCTAATTGTTGGGAAgcaagtacattgccatgtaaTCAAATGTGGGGTTAGATTGGACAGGTTTGTCGCGACAGGGATTGTCAATTTGTATGCGAAGTGTGGTGAGTTAGGTGATGCCCAACGGATCTTTTTGGAGTTAGATGAGCCAGGTTTGGCATCATGGACTGCACTGGTTGGAGGGTACACTCAACAGGGGGAAGGAAGGAAGGCAATTGATCTATTCCGCATGTTGCACTTGTCTGCTTTGAAACCAAACAATCACGTGTTTTCATCCGTTCTTGCCGCTTGTGCCAATTCATTCGCGATTAAGGAGGGGAAACAACTCCATTCTTTGATACTGAAATCAGGCTTCAAATTGGTTTCGTTCATCGGTAATGCAATCATAGATCTGTATGCAAAATGCGGGTTGCTTGAGGAATCGTCCAAAGTCTTCTATGAAATGATGGAACGAGATGTTGTATCTTGGAATGCACTGTTTGCAGGCCATGTTCAGCATGGTCATTTCGGTGAAGCAATCGAACTACTGCATCAGATGTTGCATGAAGGCATGCAGCCGAGTATTTATACATATTCTAGTATTTTGAACCTGTGTGGTGATCTACCAGCCACAGAGTGGGGCAAACAGACCCACTGCAGCATAATAAAGCCTGGATTTGATACTGATGTGGTTGTGGGGAGCGCACTCGTTGACATGTACGCAAAATGTGGAAGACTAAGTGATGCACGGAAAGTTTTCAATAATCTAAATATTAAGAACTTGGTGTCTTGGAATACCATGATCATAGGATATGCCCAACATGGAATTGGAAAGGAAGCTTTAGAGATGTTTGATGACATGCAGAGAGGTGGAGCCAAGCCCAATGATATCACGTTTCTTGGAGTCTTAACAGCTTGTGTGCATGTGGGTCTTGTAAAAGATGGGCAGCGTTATTTCAATTCCATGATCAGAGACCACTGCATAACCCCAGGGATTGATCATTTTGCTTGTATGGTCAATCTTTTTGCACGAGTGGGGCAGGTTAGAAGGGCTTACGAGTTCATATTGAGTATGCCTGTTGTGCCAGATAAGGTCGTGTGGCGTTGTCTCTTGGCCGGCTGTGTAACCCATAAAAACGTTGATATAGGAAGGTGTGCAGCTGAATGCATATTGAAGATAGATCCTGAAGATGTCTCAGCTTATGTCATGCTATCGACCATATATGCAGATGCTGAGATGTGGGATCAGATGGCAGAAGTCAGGAAAGTTATGAAGGAGAAGGGTTTGAAGAAAGACCCTGCATGCAGCTGGATTGAGGTGAAGAACTGGGTCCACTCTTTCATCGCTGGAGATGCGGCTCATAGTCATAGAGACATTATTCATGAAACTTTGAATGGATTGACGGTTCAGATTCTGGATGCTGGATATGTGCCTAACACTTTTTTGCTCCATGATGGTGAATAA